Proteins found in one Bacillales bacterium genomic segment:
- the pheS gene encoding phenylalanine--tRNA ligase subunit alpha, with translation MQERLQELQEQALAEIESAAGLRELEQIRVTYLGKKGPITEILRGMGKLPKEERPKVGQMANVVREAISERLEAKQQKLEEAEVERRLAEETIDVTLPGRPVGRGNAHPLTAVIEEIEDLFLGMGFQIAEGPQVETDHYNFEALNIPKNHPARDMQDTFYLTEDLLLRTHTSPVQARTMEAHQGKGPVKVICPGKTYRRDTDDATHSHQFMQIEGLVVDENIRLSDLKGVLTIFAKKLFGDEREIRLRANFFPFTEPSVEMDISCFNCKGEKSCRVCKGSGWIEILGAGMVHPNVLRASGFDPEKYTGFAFGMGPERIAMLKYGVEDIRHFYSSDVRFLKQFQRV, from the coding sequence ATGCAGGAACGATTGCAGGAATTACAAGAGCAAGCCTTGGCGGAAATTGAATCCGCGGCAGGATTGCGTGAGTTGGAACAAATACGCGTGACGTATTTAGGGAAAAAAGGACCGATAACTGAGATTCTTCGCGGCATGGGGAAATTGCCGAAGGAAGAACGGCCGAAGGTCGGGCAAATGGCGAACGTCGTACGCGAAGCGATCAGCGAGCGGCTCGAAGCGAAGCAGCAAAAGCTTGAGGAAGCTGAAGTGGAACGCCGTTTGGCTGAAGAAACGATTGACGTAACGCTGCCGGGACGGCCGGTCGGCCGCGGTAATGCTCATCCGTTGACGGCGGTCATTGAAGAAATTGAAGATTTGTTTCTCGGCATGGGCTTTCAAATTGCCGAAGGACCGCAGGTCGAAACCGATCATTATAACTTCGAGGCGCTGAACATCCCGAAAAACCATCCGGCGCGCGACATGCAGGACACTTTTTATTTAACGGAAGATTTACTGCTGAGAACGCATACGTCGCCGGTGCAGGCGAGAACGATGGAAGCACATCAAGGCAAAGGTCCGGTGAAAGTTATTTGTCCGGGCAAGACGTATCGCCGCGATACAGACGATGCGACACATTCGCATCAGTTCATGCAAATTGAAGGGCTCGTTGTCGATGAAAACATTCGTTTGAGCGATTTGAAAGGCGTCTTGACCATTTTTGCGAAAAAATTGTTTGGGGATGAACGTGAGATTCGGCTGCGCGCCAACTTCTTTCCGTTCACTGAGCCGTCGGTCGAAATGGACATCTCGTGCTTTAACTGTAAAGGGGAAAAATCTTGCCGCGTTTGCAAAGGTTCCGGTTGGATCGAAATCTTGGGCGCAGGCATGGTGCATCCGAACGTCTTACGTGCTTCTGGCTTTGATCCAGAAAAGTATACCGGATTTGCATTCGGCATGGGTCCCGAACGGATTGCGATGCTGAAATACGGCGTTGAGGATATCCGTCACTTTTACAGCAGTGATGTTCGTTTCTTGAAACAGTTTCAAAGAGTGTAG
- a CDS encoding GntR family transcriptional regulator, with the protein MIIELDLESETPIYLQLKQQIIEGIALGELEPGEPLPSVRALASDLGINMHTVNKAYQLLKQDGYILIHRQKGVVIHPDGMPEADETFNAHIKNGLKPLITESMCRHMDEKDFLQMCQAVFEELRGKGQA; encoded by the coding sequence ATGATCATTGAGCTTGATTTGGAGTCGGAAACGCCGATTTATTTGCAGTTGAAGCAACAAATCATTGAAGGCATCGCGCTCGGGGAGCTGGAGCCGGGAGAGCCGCTTCCTTCGGTACGCGCGTTGGCATCTGACTTAGGCATCAACATGCACACGGTGAACAAGGCGTATCAGCTGCTAAAGCAAGACGGTTACATTCTCATTCACCGGCAAAAGGGCGTCGTCATTCATCCGGATGGCATGCCGGAAGCGGACGAGACTTTCAATGCACATATAAAAAATGGATTGAAGCCGTTGATCACCGAATCGATGTGCCGGCACATGGATGAGAAAGATTTTTTGCAAATGTGCCAAGCGGTTTTTGAAGAACTGAGGGGAAAGGGGCAAGCGTAA
- a CDS encoding RNA methyltransferase translates to MKIESNKNAKVKRWKKLHTKKGRKETGRFMLEGWHLIEEALAASVSIVELIVAEGVKLPDHENIRDLPQYEVPRSIMNVITETETPQGIAAVCEPIVVDAENVPLKGGFLFVDAVQDPGNVGTLIRTADAAGLTAVVLGEGCADLYNGKVIRATQGSLFHLPVFGGDLREWTSRFQAAGIPVYGSALTNAVSFVEVAQTADFALIVGNEGSGVNPKLLEAADQNLYVPITGKAESLNVSVAAAILMYRLKHG, encoded by the coding sequence ATGAAAATCGAATCGAACAAAAACGCGAAAGTGAAACGATGGAAGAAGCTGCATACGAAAAAAGGGCGAAAAGAAACCGGCCGATTCATGCTTGAAGGTTGGCATTTAATCGAGGAAGCTTTGGCAGCATCGGTGTCGATTGTCGAATTGATTGTTGCCGAAGGCGTGAAACTTCCCGATCATGAAAACATACGGGATCTTCCGCAATACGAGGTTCCTCGGTCAATAATGAATGTGATCACGGAAACGGAGACGCCGCAAGGCATTGCTGCGGTATGCGAGCCAATTGTGGTTGATGCGGAAAACGTTCCGTTAAAAGGCGGATTTTTATTCGTTGATGCTGTGCAAGATCCGGGAAATGTCGGTACGCTCATTCGTACAGCTGACGCTGCAGGATTGACAGCGGTCGTACTCGGTGAAGGGTGTGCCGATTTATATAACGGAAAAGTGATTCGTGCCACGCAAGGTTCCTTGTTTCATTTGCCGGTGTTTGGCGGAGATTTGCGCGAGTGGACGAGCCGGTTTCAAGCGGCTGGCATTCCTGTGTATGGTTCGGCGCTGACAAATGCCGTGAGCTTTGTCGAAGTTGCTCAAACCGCTGATTTTGCACTTATCGTCGGCAATGAAGGGAGCGGTGTGAATCCGAAATTGCTGGAAGCCGCTGATCAAAATTTGTATGTGCCGATCACGGGAAAAGCTGAGTCGTTAAACGTATCTGTGGCGGCAGCGATTTTAATGTACCGACTGAAGCACGGTTAG
- the pheT gene encoding phenylalanine--tRNA ligase subunit beta: MRVSYKWLNEYVNTDGYDADVLADKITNAGIEVDAVHDLNDGVTGVVVGHVKVCEPHPNADKLNLCQVDVGEEEPLQIVCGAPNVAAGQKVPVAVPGAVLPGNFKIKRTKLRGESSNGMICSLQELGVDEKLVPREVSDGIYVFEEDAKVGEDALGYLNLDDRVLEFDLTPNRADALNMLGAAYETAAILDRKVRWPEVTLQETAEQASDYVSIAIDDEKDNPYYGARIIKNVKIGPSPQWLQNRLIAAGIRPISNVVDITNFVLLEYGQPLHAFDYDRFGSKQVLTRRAREGEEIVTLDGAKRKLSAEHLVITNGEEPMAVAGVMGGEKSEVRGDTTTILLEAAYFAPARIRKAASDLDIHSEASRRYERGVDPNRVAAAADRAAQLMAEIVGGEVLAGVPEAGTREVAPKRVSVATEKVNRVLGTDISEDEMVAIFGRLQFPVELADGQLHVTVPTRRMDVMIQEDLIEEIGRIHGYEHLPTTLPFGPTTPGRLTERQSKRRQIRRFLEGAGLNEAITYSLTTADKAMLFAEESVESHPVTLPLPMSEEHSTLRLSLVPQLLDAVNFNLNRRISDVALFEIGPVFQSEEEKLTKQPEEIEKLAGVFTGTWFEQPWQKEKKPVDFFVAKGVIEGLFQELGYGARVKFVQTQKDGLHPGRTAAIVLDHRPVGYIGQIHPTYEKLFDIGETYVFELNLDALFQSTPAPVAYRPLPRYPSVTRDIALVVDEEVAAGNIETVIRTAGGSLLQEVSLFDVYDGEHMEAGKKSLAYSLTYFDPERTLTDEEVMKAHEAVLNQVKEVFGAELRS, translated from the coding sequence ATGCGTGTTTCTTATAAATGGTTGAATGAATATGTGAATACAGACGGCTATGATGCTGATGTGTTGGCCGATAAAATTACGAATGCCGGGATCGAAGTCGATGCCGTTCATGATTTGAATGACGGTGTGACCGGTGTTGTCGTCGGCCATGTAAAAGTTTGCGAGCCGCATCCAAATGCCGACAAGCTCAATCTATGCCAGGTGGATGTTGGTGAAGAAGAACCGCTGCAAATTGTGTGCGGTGCGCCGAACGTAGCTGCTGGACAGAAGGTGCCTGTGGCGGTGCCGGGAGCGGTTTTGCCTGGAAATTTTAAAATTAAACGGACGAAGCTGCGCGGAGAATCTTCAAACGGTATGATTTGCTCGCTGCAAGAGCTTGGCGTAGACGAAAAACTCGTGCCTCGCGAAGTGAGCGACGGCATTTATGTGTTCGAGGAAGATGCGAAAGTCGGCGAAGATGCGCTCGGGTATTTGAACTTAGACGACCGTGTGCTTGAATTCGACTTGACACCGAACCGTGCCGATGCTTTGAATATGCTCGGCGCCGCTTACGAGACGGCTGCCATTTTGGATCGCAAAGTGCGCTGGCCGGAAGTCACGCTTCAGGAAACGGCGGAACAAGCATCAGATTATGTTTCGATTGCGATAGATGATGAAAAAGACAATCCATACTACGGCGCACGCATCATTAAAAATGTGAAGATTGGACCGTCGCCGCAATGGCTGCAAAACCGTTTGATTGCTGCAGGCATTCGTCCGATCAGCAACGTCGTCGACATTACGAACTTTGTGCTGCTCGAATACGGCCAACCGCTTCATGCGTTCGACTACGACCGTTTTGGTTCGAAGCAAGTGCTGACGCGGCGCGCGCGTGAAGGCGAAGAGATCGTGACGCTCGATGGAGCGAAGCGCAAGCTTTCGGCGGAGCATCTTGTCATTACGAACGGTGAAGAGCCGATGGCGGTTGCCGGCGTAATGGGCGGCGAGAAGTCGGAAGTTCGCGGCGATACAACGACGATTTTGCTTGAGGCCGCATACTTTGCGCCGGCGCGGATCCGGAAGGCGGCGAGTGACCTCGATATTCACAGCGAAGCGAGCCGCCGCTATGAACGCGGCGTCGACCCGAACCGGGTCGCGGCCGCTGCGGATCGCGCGGCACAGCTGATGGCGGAGATTGTCGGAGGTGAAGTGCTCGCCGGTGTGCCGGAAGCGGGCACGCGCGAGGTGGCGCCGAAGCGGGTGAGCGTTGCGACGGAGAAAGTGAATCGTGTGCTCGGCACGGACATTTCGGAAGACGAAATGGTTGCGATTTTCGGACGTCTGCAATTTCCGGTCGAATTGGCAGACGGACAATTGCATGTGACAGTGCCGACGCGGCGCATGGACGTGATGATCCAAGAGGATTTGATAGAGGAGATCGGCCGTATCCACGGCTACGAGCACTTGCCGACGACGCTGCCGTTCGGACCGACGACGCCTGGCCGGTTGACGGAGCGGCAAAGCAAGCGCCGGCAAATCCGCCGCTTCCTGGAAGGTGCCGGATTAAATGAGGCGATTACGTATTCGCTGACGACCGCGGATAAAGCGATGTTGTTTGCAGAAGAGTCCGTTGAGTCCCATCCAGTGACATTGCCGCTGCCGATGAGCGAAGAACATTCGACGCTGCGCTTGAGCCTCGTGCCGCAGCTGTTGGATGCGGTGAATTTTAACTTGAACCGCCGCATCTCCGACGTTGCTTTGTTTGAGATTGGACCGGTATTCCAGTCGGAAGAAGAAAAGCTGACGAAACAGCCGGAAGAGATCGAAAAATTGGCAGGCGTATTCACGGGTACGTGGTTTGAACAGCCGTGGCAAAAAGAGAAAAAGCCGGTCGACTTCTTTGTCGCCAAAGGCGTGATCGAAGGCTTATTCCAAGAACTCGGATATGGTGCGCGCGTGAAGTTTGTGCAAACGCAAAAAGACGGACTCCATCCGGGAAGAACGGCAGCGATCGTGCTTGATCATCGCCCGGTCGGTTACATCGGTCAAATTCACCCGACTTACGAGAAGCTGTTCGATATTGGCGAAACATATGTCTTCGAACTAAATCTCGATGCATTGTTCCAATCGACACCGGCACCGGTCGCATATCGTCCGTTGCCGCGTTATCCATCCGTCACACGCGATATTGCGCTTGTTGTTGACGAAGAAGTCGCCGCAGGCAACATTGAAACGGTGATTCGCACGGCGGGTGGGTCACTCTTGCAAGAAGTGTCGCTCTTTGACGTTTACGACGGCGAGCACATGGAAGCCGGCAAGAAATCCCTCGCTTATTCGCTCACTTATTTCGATCCGGAAAGGACATTGACGGACGAAGAAGTGATGAAAGCTCATGAAGCCGTTTTGAATCAAGTAAAAGAAGTGTTCGGAGCAGAACTGAGAAGCTAA